One genomic segment of Mauremys mutica isolate MM-2020 ecotype Southern chromosome 10, ASM2049712v1, whole genome shotgun sequence includes these proteins:
- the LRRFIP1 gene encoding leucine-rich repeat flightless-interacting protein 1 isoform X9 → MGTQGAGRKRLPNRERLTAEDDALNQIAREAEARLAAKRAARAEAREIRMKELERQQKEIYQVQKKYYGLDTKWGDIEQWMEDSERYSRRSRRNASASDEDERMSVGSRGSLRVEERPEKDFEKGVRTVSSLSAATLASLGGTSSRRGSGDTSISVDTEASIREIKDINELKNQIQDVEGKYMQGLKEMKDSLAEVEEKYKKAMVSNAQLDNEKTNFMYQVDTLKDALLELEEQLAESRRQYEEKSKEFEREKHAHSILQFQFTEIKETLKQREEMLEKHGIIPNLEVAINGEALDGFDNEAHSDSTKITPGATQILQTAGDGTLGRANEVDMKDEILEDVGKREILQNTEHEEHKEESEEREIVKECTEIKTLHADENTEAEKTMEDNDVTSTVMLSSGREEQIQSHTEHVSGNVSSTENSDVIELRKETESGDGSIEAQQSGSKESEHSSDLNHLTNENGETGTLQSQGTETPQGIPTDLDTEHESERVAQEQKVKQEDFTVCQREGSTEIFQEALDFVVSSHASASDQSGSPEGARAGTGIEESHVEVHTESLCQAEESTENEVMSSLEKQLDEDEGCIDRTISKVGSGKNESDTAEEENKTGNTVPSQGRKEVDSVEEEGEAACESEVTPDTIVKEQKPDETHTLSTFSKSDLLLAEEEGNMQDEAENEKDIIGRGQTKDIGKMEELTGILDIQPDSENKKVEEEEPVASLDEIAEIKEGVSHQTGQDQDVMKESQSQETILVPSPSDHEIEESNTEMWDESRKGKESRSELMEDERTQVETQTIKYSEEIKNNPIQEKDKTVENEMQKVVKQEEDESRQELTQDVSVIIEEKVDDKEASVESSKKLDLPDQQHDRFVSDDSSLQKITKLSQQLSESLEGNTKEMEVQNTVLDDACQLSRKERDTKQMGNGNEEDENKGIEEQHEFQEVKKLEVDPDSEEDADNLKTQKAELDEKPNEQVEVEGQEEEIVEDDGKKNDFDDELGQILKTPGKHDAEKVNTQTLEEVREKEIVTETDKTEKSEKEETHQSRTQSVENEGMVTEGNASIQQEKEKEAEEADHLQTDASQSAAPEKACDLVEDETENEKVLDSNDMEKIADGYSSEQELGNVGNTRDESKEDMQASRRGKGRSKEDCMIS, encoded by the exons GTTGAAGAAAGGCCAGAAAAAGACTTTGAGAAG GGAGTTCGTACTGTGTCAAGCTTATCAGCAGCTACACTAGCCTCTCTGGGTGGAACTTCCTCCCGGAGAGGCAGCGGGGACACCTCCATCTCCGTTGATACTGAGGCATCCATTAGAGAAATTAAG GATATCAATGAGTTAAAGAACCAGATTCAGGATGTAGAAGGCAAATACATGCAGGGATTGAAAGAAATGAAG GACTCCCTAGCAGAAGTTGAAGAGAAATATAAAAAGGCTATGGTGTCTAATGCTCAACTAGACAATGAGAAAACCAACTTCATGTACCAAGTCGATACTTTGAAGGATGCATTGTTAGAGTTAGAAGAACAGCTGGCAGAATCCAGGAGGCAATATGAAGAGAAAAGCAAA GAATTTGAGCGGGAAAAGCATGCTCATAGCATATTGCAGTTTCAGTTCACGGAAATCAAGGAGACCCTGAAGCAAAGAGAAGAAATGCTCGAG AAACACGGAATAATTCCAAACTTGGAAGTAGCCATCAATGGGGAGGCTTTAGATGGTTTCGATAATGAAGCACATTCAGATTCTACCAAGATTACTCCAGGAGCAACTCAGATCCTACAGACAGCTGGGGATGGGACACTAG GCAGAGCGAATGAAGTGGACATGAAAGATGAGATTTTGGAGGATGTGGGGAAAAGAGAAATCTTGCAGAATACTGAGCATGAGGAACACAAAGAGGAGTCTGAGGAGCGGGAAATTGTAAAGGAGTGTACGGAAATAAAGACATTGCATGCTGATGAAAATACAGAGGCAGAGAAAACCATGGAAGACAATGATGTCACATCAACAGTGATGTTAAGTAGTGGACGTGAGGAACAAATTCAAAGCCACACAGAACATGTTTCAGGAAATGTTTCTTCCACTGAAAATAGTGATGTAATTGAGTTGAGAAAGGAAACAGAATCAGGAGATGGTAGCATAGAAGCCCAACAGTCTGGTAGTAAGGAATCTGAACATagtagtgatttaaatcacttgacTAATGAGAATGGGGAAACAGGTACACTGCAAAGTCAGGGCACTGAGACTCCTCAGGGAATACCTACTGACTTAGACACAGAGCATGAATCTGAAAGAGTTGCACAAGAGCAGAAAGTAAAACAAGAGGATTTTACAGTTTGCCAGAGAGAAGGCAGTACtgaaatatttcaggaagctctTGATTTTGTGGTTAGCAGCCATGCGTCAGCTTCTGATCAGTCAGGATCACCAGAAGGTGCAAGAGCAGGTACAGGTATTGAAGAATCACATGTGGAGGTTCACACTGAAAGTCTCTGTCAAGCAGAAGAAAGCACTGAAAATGAGGTTATGAGTAGTTTGGAGAAACAGCTTGATGAAGATGAAGGGTGCATAGACAGAACAATTAGTAAAGTAGGGAGTGGTAAAAATGAGAGTGATACAGCCGAAGAAGAAAATAAGACTGGAAATACAGTTCCGAGTCAGGGAAGGAAAGAAGTagattctgtggaagaggagggagaagcagcatGTGAAAGTGAGGTCACACCAGATACAATTGTAAAGGAACAAAAACCAGATGAAACACATACTCTGTCCACTTTTTCAAAGAGCGATCTGCTATTAGCGGAAGAGGAAGGAAATATGCAAGATGAGGCAGAGAATGAGAAGGATATTATTGGGAGGGGACAAACAAAAGACATAGGAAAGATGGAAGAATTGACAGGCATTTTGGACATACAACCAGATTCTGAAAACAAAAAGGTGGAAGAGGAGGAACCTGTGGCATCCCTAGATGAAATTGCAGAGATAAAAGAGGGTGTATCGCATCAGACAGGGCAGGACCAAGATGTCATGAAAGAAAGTCAATCCCAAGAAACTATTTTAGTTCCTAGTCCCAGCGATCATGAAATTGAGGAGTCAAACACAGAAATGTGGGATGAAtctaggaaaggaaaggaaagtagAAGTGAGTTGATGGAAGATGAGAGAACACAGGTAGAAACCCAAACAATTAAGTACAGTGAAGAAATAAAGAATAATCCAATACAAGAAAAAGATAAGACTGTAGAAAATGAAATGCAGAAAGTAGTTAAACAAGAGGAAGATGAATCTAGACAGGAATTGACTCAAGATGTCAGTGTAATTATTGAAGAGAAAGTTGATGATAAAGAGGCATCAGTGGAAAGTAGCAAGAAGCTGGATCTTCCAGACCAGCAGCATGATAGATTCGTTTCTGATGATAGTTCATTGCAGAAAATCACAAAACTATCACAGCAACTTAGTGAATCCCTTGAGGGCAACACAAAGGAAATGGAAGTTCAGAACACTGTGTTAGATGATGCATGTCAACTTAGCAGAAAAGAAAGGGATACAAAACAGATGGGAAATGGGAATGAGGAAGATGAAAATAAAGGAATAGAAGAGCAACATGAATTTCAAGAAGTTAAGAAACTAGAAGTTGATCCAGATAGTGAGGAAGATGCTGATAACCTCAAGACACAGAAAGCAGAGCTGGATGAGAAGCCTAATGAACAAGTTGAGGTGGAGGGTCAAGAGGAGGAAATAGTGGAAGATGATggtaaaaaaaatgattttgatgaCGAATTAGGGCAGATATTAAAAACTCCTGGAAAGCATGATGCTGAGAAAGTTAATACACAAACGTTGGAGGAAGTTAGGGAAAAGGAAATAGTCACAGAAactgacaaaacagaaaaaagtgaAAAGGAGGAAACTCATCAAAGCAGAACACAGAGTGTAGAGAATGAGGGCATGGTTACTGAAGGCAATGCTAGTATCCagcaggaaaaagaaaaggaagctgAAGAAGCTGATCATTTGCAAACTGATGCATCTCAGTCTGCAGCTCCAGAAAAAGCATGTGATCTGGTGGAGGAtgaaactgaaaatgaaaaagtGTTAGACAGCAATGATATGGAAAAAATAGCTGATGGATATTCATCAGAACAGGAGTTAGGAAACGTAGGCAACACTAGGGATGAAAGCAAAGAGGATATGCAAGCTAGTAGAAGGGGCAAGGGTAGATCTAAAGAAGATTGTATGATATCATGA